The genomic interval AGATGAAGCCAAGCGCATGCTGGGCCGCACACCGGGCAGCATTGTCGCTATCCGTCCGATGAAGGGCGGTGTCATTGCCGATTTTGAAATTACCGAAGCGATGCTGCGGTATTTCATCCAGAAGGTACATAATCGCCGCCGTATGGTGCGTCCACGTGTGGTCGTGGCCGTTCCGAGCGGCATCACAGAAGTTGAAAAACGCGCTGTCAAGGACTCCGCAGTCCATGCCGGCGCACGGGATGTGTTTTTAATTGAAGAACCGATGGCTGCTGCGATCGGTGTGGGACTGCCGGTTCAGGAACCGGCCGGCAATATGATTGTCGATATCGGCGGTGGAACAACCGAAGTGGCGTTGATTTCACTGGCCGGCATTGTCTTCAGTCGCAGCGTGCGTATCGGGGGGGACGACATGGATGAGGCGATCATCCAGTATCTGAAACGGGAATATAATCTGCTCATTGGTGAACGAACCGCAGAAGACATCAAGATTTCAATCGGTTCGGCTATGCTGATTGGCGAAGAGACAACAATGGAAGTAAAAGGCCGCGATCAAGTTGCCGGTCTGCCGAAAACGCTGATCATCAGCTCTGAAGAAGTCCGTAGCGCACTCAAGGATCCGGTTTCCGGTATCGTTGAGGCAGTGCGCGTGACGCTGGATCGCTGCCCGCCGGAACTGTCCGCCGATCTGGTGGATCGCGGTATGGTGCTGGCTGGCGGGGGCGCATTGTTGCGCGGGCTGGATAAACTCATTGCCGATAACACCGGTCTGCCGGTGCATATCGCTGATGATCCGCTCAGTGCAGTCGCTGAGGGTACCGGCGTGGTTCTTCACGAAATCAACTTCCTGCGGAAGCTCTCTGAAGCCCGTGCGCGGTAAGCGTTTGGGTTCCGTTTCTTTTCGTCCCTCCGGGTTCTGAATGAATGACCGGAACGGGTCTATGTTTGTAACGAGAAGTTTTTATAAGTGGGCGGCGGCAGTGATTGCACTGGTGCTGCTCTTAAATTTACCCGGCGGCTGTACCGCCCGGTTCAAAGGCGTTTTTAAAGACGCGACTTCACCCTTTCAGCATTTTTTCATCAAGACCGCGCAAAGTCTGAAAGAGGGTGCTGATGCTGTTCGCGGTTTCGGCGGTATGCTAGAACAGAACAGCCGTCTGTCTGAAGAAGTAGTCTATTTGCAGGCCAGACTGGTTGAACTGGAAAATCTGGAGCAGGCCAACCGTCACTTGCAAGACCAGCTGGATTTCTACAACCGCCAGAAGCGCGCACTCATTCCCTGCCGGGTAACTGCCCGCACAATCAGCGGCTGGTGGCAAAGTATACGGCTGGATAAAGGTAGGGCGCAGGGCGTTGAAGCCAATCGGGCTGTAATTTCACCGGACGGACTCGTTGGCAGAACGGCTGAAGTTTCCGGCTATACGGCCGACGTACTGCTGCTTTCAGATCCGGCCTGCAAAGTTTCCGCCCGCGTGAGTCGAACCGGTTCGTTCGGATTAGTAACCGGTCACGGCGTAAACGCACAAGGCTATCCGGTTGCCCGCATGCAATTCATTCATAAGGACGCACCGGTACAGGCGGGCGATGCGGTGGTGACATCGGGCCTTGGTGGCGTTTTCCCGAAAGACATCCTGATCGGCTACATCGAAAGTGTCAGCATGGAAGAAACCGGACTTTACCAATACGCGGATATTATTCCTAAAGCGGTGACCGAACTGATGGACGTGGTATTCGTCGCTTCCAAGGAAGAAAATACGGAGTCTGAAGAATGAGCCGGCGCTTTATCACACTGGTGCTTGCAATCGGCGCACTGATTCAGACCGTTCTGCCGCAGTGGGGTGCGTTTGGATCGTTGGAACTGCCGGTTCTGACCGGCATGATGATCTGCATTGCCTTGCACGCTGACCGTGCACAAATGCTGTACGCCGCCGTAGTGGCCGGATTGCTACACGATTCGTTTTGCCCGGCACCGCTGGGGCTGTCGATTCCTTATTTCATCGGGCTGGCGGCCGGAATCAACTGGATCCGCGACGAAATATT from Kiritimatiellaceae bacterium carries:
- a CDS encoding rod shape-determining protein, with translation MLNRLMGLFSSDIGIDLGTANTLVYVRDRGIVLREPSVVAVQAGTNRVLAVGDEAKRMLGRTPGSIVAIRPMKGGVIADFEITEAMLRYFIQKVHNRRRMVRPRVVVAVPSGITEVEKRAVKDSAVHAGARDVFLIEEPMAAAIGVGLPVQEPAGNMIVDIGGGTTEVALISLAGIVFSRSVRIGGDDMDEAIIQYLKREYNLLIGERTAEDIKISIGSAMLIGEETTMEVKGRDQVAGLPKTLIISSEEVRSALKDPVSGIVEAVRVTLDRCPPELSADLVDRGMVLAGGGALLRGLDKLIADNTGLPVHIADDPLSAVAEGTGVVLHEINFLRKLSEARAR
- the mreC gene encoding rod shape-determining protein MreC, translating into MFVTRSFYKWAAAVIALVLLLNLPGGCTARFKGVFKDATSPFQHFFIKTAQSLKEGADAVRGFGGMLEQNSRLSEEVVYLQARLVELENLEQANRHLQDQLDFYNRQKRALIPCRVTARTISGWWQSIRLDKGRAQGVEANRAVISPDGLVGRTAEVSGYTADVLLLSDPACKVSARVSRTGSFGLVTGHGVNAQGYPVARMQFIHKDAPVQAGDAVVTSGLGGVFPKDILIGYIESVSMEETGLYQYADIIPKAVTELMDVVFVASKEENTESEE